In Helianthus annuus cultivar XRQ/B chromosome 3, HanXRQr2.0-SUNRISE, whole genome shotgun sequence, a single window of DNA contains:
- the LOC110929845 gene encoding uncharacterized protein LOC110929845 codes for MAEHLYRITVLISFIIAFVVVVTLPASIVAISDWDDVSGFESYDSDLLFRQDYSPPAPPPPPPHPPSASCQDDLGGVGSLDTTCKVVSSLNLTRNVYVAGKGNFYILPNVTVNCSFVVGCEFGVNVSGNFSLGENAQIVVGSFELVAMNAVFAEGSVVNTTGLAGDPPEQTSGTPQGVDGSGGGYGGRGAACVVDDKQDPDDVWGGDAYAWSSFLRPLNYGSRGGTTSKEVDYGGGGGGKIMVVVNATVEMNGRLLAVGGDGSPRGGGGSGGSIYINAYKMTGSGIISACGGNGFGGGGGGRIATDVFSRHEDPKIFVHGGNSLGCPSNAGAAGTFYDAVPRSLIVDNLNMSTDTDTLFMEFPYQPLLTSIFIRNCAKAAVPLLWSRVQVQGQISLLDGAILSFGLAHYSLSEFEVLAEELLMSNSIIKVYGALRMSVKMFLMWNSQLVIDGEGDRNVGTSVLEASNLIVLKESSTIHSNANLEVRGQGSLNLSGPGDCIEAQRLALSLFYSVNVGPGSILRGPLENATTNAVTPKLNCDLPQCPEELLHPPDDCNMNASLAFTLQICRVEDILIEGLVKGSVVHFHRSRTVTVPSTGTVSTSEMGCTGGVGRGQLLSNGIGSGGGYGGTGGYGCYGGTCIEGGLPYGDADLPCQLGSGGGNDSIADSTAGGGVLVIGSLEHSISSVSVDGLLTADGGSSGGKTANNPYNLLGGGSGGTILLFVNSLSVGESGVLSSGGGYGNPNGSGGGGGGRIHFHWSHITTGEVYQPVASVKGNISIGGGLGGNDDGAGENGTVTGKSCPKGLYGIFCEECPLGTYKNVTGSDQSLCFQCPSNELPHRALYVSVRGGVAETPCPYKCVTDRYHLPNCYTALEELIYTFGGPWLFGLLLLGLLILFALVLSVARMKFVGFDESPGPVPTQQGSHLDHSFPFLESLNEVLETNRVEESQGHVYRMHFMGLNTFSDPWHLPHTPPEQVKDIVYEGAFNRFVDEINALATYQWWEGSIYSILVFLAYPLAWSWQQWRRKINLQRIREYVRSEYDHACLRSCRSRALYKGLKVAATSDLMLAYVDFFLGGDEQRSDLPPQLHRRFPLSLLFGGDGSYMSPFSLQSDNTITNIMNQAMPPTIWYRFVAGLNAQLRLVRRGRLRAMFRSVVKWLETYANPTLTIYGVRVDLAFFEATNREYYQYGLLVSSVEEPEFISFENTDTTTKENQHASNDDGPTNEATEYTSLIQPRNSEKNTIQKGSYGRILDLNSLQVFNEKRDIFFPLSFIIHNTKPVGHQDLVGLVISMLLLGDFILVLLTLLQLYSISFVDVFLVVFILPLGILLSFPAGINALFSQGPRRSAGLARMYALWNMTSFVNVVVAFMCGYVHYYSQHSTKFPDFQPWNMEESEWWIFPVALVLCKCIQSCLVNWHVANLEIQDRSLYSNDVVAFWRS; via the exons ATGGCGGAGCATCTGTATCGTATAACCGTACTGATTTCGTTTATTATCgcttttgttgttgttgtaaccCTACCTGCATCGATCGTTGCGATATCAGATTGGGATGACGTCAGTGGTTTTGAATCTTATGATAGTGATTTGTTGTTCCGGCAGGACTACTCGCCGCCGGCtccgccaccaccgccgccgcatCCTCCGTCGGCTTCTTGTCAGGATGATTTAGGTGGAGTAGGTTCGTTGGATACTACTTGTAAGGTTGTTTCTAGTTTGAATTTAACTCGGAATGTGTATGTGGCTGGGAAGGGGAATTTTTATATACTTCCTAATGTGACTGTGAATTGTTCGTTTGTTGTCGGTTGTGAATTCGGGGTGAATGTTAGTGGTAACTTTAGTTTAGGCGAGAATGCGCAGATAGTGGTTGGATCGTTTGAGTTAGTGGCGATGAATGCGGTTTTTGCGGAGGGGTCGGTTGTGAATACCACTGGTTTAGCGGGCGATCCGCCGGAGCAGACTAGTGGGACGCCTCAGGGGGTTGATGGATCGGGTGGAGGGTATGGTGGGAGAGGGGCTGCGTGTGTGGTGGATGATAAGCAGGATCCGGATGATGTTTGGGGTGGCGATGCGTATGCGTGGTCAAGCTTTTTGAGGCCGTTGAATTATGGGAGTAGAGGTGGGACTACGAGTAAGGAGGTGGATTatggaggaggtggcggtgggaAGATTATGGTGGTTGTTAATGCTACTGTTGAGATGAATGGTCGGTTATTGGCGGTAGGTGGAGATGGGAGTCCGAGGGGAGGGGGTGGTTCGGGTGGCAGCATCTACATAAATGCTTATAAGAT GACTGGAAGTGGCATAATAAGTGCTTGTGGAGGTAATGGCTTTGGTGGTGGAGGCGGAGGAAGAATtgctactgatgtgtttagccgACATGAAGACCCTAAAATCTTTGTTCATG GTGGTAATAGTCTTGGCTGTCCATCAAATGCGGGTGCTGCAGGAACTTTTTATGATGCTGTGCCCCGAAGCCTTATAGTTGACAATTTAAACATGTCAACTGATACAGACACACTTTTTATGGAGTTCCCATACCAGCCTCTTTTGACAAGTATTTTCATTCGAAATTGTGCTAAGGCTGCAGTTCCCTTACTTTGGAGTCGTGTTCAG GTACAAGGCCAAATTAGTCTTCTGGATGGAGCTATCTTGAGCTTTGGGTTGGCTCATTATTCTTTATCAGAATTTGAAGTACTTGCAGAAGAGCTGTTGATGAGTAATTCAATCATAAAG GTCTATGGTGCTCTGCGTATGTCTGTAAAAATGTTTTTGATGTGGAATTCACAGTTAGTTATTGACGGTGAAGGGGATAGGAATGTAGGGACCTCAGTTCTTGAGGCTAGCAATCTGATTGTTCTCAAG GAATCTTCTACAATACATTCTAACGCAAATCTTGAAGTTCGTGGCCAAGGTTCATTAAATTTGTCAGGGCCAGGCGACTGTATTGAAGCACAACGATTGGCTCTATCACTGTTTTATAGTGTCAAT GTTGGTCCAGGTTCTATTTTGCGTGGCCCCTTAGAAAATGCTACAACTAACGCTGT GACACCGAAATTGAATTGTGATCTTCCACAATGTCCCGAAGAGTTACTTCATCCACCTGATGACTGTAATATGAACGCTTCTTTGGCCTTCACTCTTCAAATATGTCGTGTTGAAGATATCCTGATTGAAGGCCTTGTAAAAGGGTCTGTTGTTCATTTCCATAGGTCAAGGACTGTTACTGTTCCCTCCACGGGTACCGTCAGTACATCCGAGATGG GTTGTACAGGCGGTGTTGGTAGGGGCCAGTTATTAAGCAATGGGATTGGTAGTGGCGGAGGGTACGGTGGTACAGGTGGATACGGTTGTTATGGTGGGACATGCATTGAAGGTGGTCTTCCGTATGGTGATGCTGATTTGCCATGTCAGCTAGGTAGTGGAGGTGGAAATGATAGCATTGCTGACTCAACCGCTGGTGGTGGTGTTTTAG TAATTGGTTCACTGGAGCATTCGATATCGAGTGTGAGTGTTGATGGATTGCTTACTGCTGATGGAGGAAGTTCTGGAGGCAAGACTGCCAACAATCCGTATAATTTGTTGGGTGGTGGATCTGGCGGCACGATTCTTTTGTTTGTGAATTCGCTGTCTGTTGGTGAATCCGGAGTTCTTTCAAGTGGCGGCGGTTATGGTAATCCAAATGGGAGTGGCGGCGGAGGCGGTGGAAGAATCCATTTTCATTGGTCACATATTACAACTGGGGAGGTGTATCAACCAGTTGCTAGTGTCAAAGGGAACATATCAATTGG GGGAGGGCTCGGTGGAAATGATGACGGTGCTGGGGAAAATGGAACCGTCACTGGCAAGTCTTGCCCTAAAGGGCTTTACGGGATATTTTGTGAG GAATGCCCTCTTGGTACCTACAAAAATGTGACGGGATCTGACCAGTCTCTGTGTTTCCAATGTCCATCCAACGAGCTTCCTCATCGTGCTCTTTATGTCTCTGTTCGAG GGGGGGTAGCCGAGACACCCTGTCCTTATAAATGTGTTACAGACAGATATCACTTGCCAAATTGTTATACGGCTCTTGAAGAGTTGATTTACACATTTGGTGGGCCTTGGTTGTTCGGTCTACTTCTATTGGGCCTTCTCATCCTATTTGCCCTTGTGCTTAGTGTCGCGAGAATGAAATTTGTAGGGTTTGATGAGTCACCCGGCCCCGTTCCTACTCAACAAGGATCTCACTTGGATCATTCTTTCCCTTTCTTAGAATCATTGAATGAG GTTCTGGAAACTAACAGAGTCGAGGAGTCACAAGGTCATGTTTATCGAATGCACTTTATGGGTTTAAACACTTTCAGCGATCCTTGGCATCTTCCTCATACACCTCCTGAGCAAGTGAAAGATATTGT ATATGAAGGGGCATTTAATAGATTTGTTGATGAGATTAACGCGTTAGCCACTTATCAATGGTGGGAGGGATCGATTTACagcattcttgtttttcttgctTATCCTCTTGCATGGTCATGGCAACAGTGGAGAAGAAAGATAAATTTACAAAGAATACGTGAATATGTTAGATCTGAATACGACCATGCCTGCTTACGTTCTTGTCGGTCACGTGCCCTCTATAAAGGACTTAAG GTAGCTGCAACATCTGATTTAATGCTCGCCTATGTGGACTTTTTTCTTGGTGGTGATGAACAGAGAAGTGATCTCCCTCCTCAGCTTCATCGTAGATTCCCATTGTCGTTATTGTTTGGTGGTGATGGAAGTTACATGTCACCTTTCTCACTTCAAAGTGATAATACCATTACTAATATAATGAATCAGGCTATGCCTCCTACAATATGGTATCGGTTTGTGGCTGGTTTGAACGCACAGTTGCGGTTGGTTAGACGCGGTCGACTCAGAGCTATGTTCCGGAGTGTTGTGAAATGGCTAGAAACGTATGCCAATCCTACTTTAACGATTTACGGTGTACGTGTAGATCTTGCTTTTTTTGAGGCTACAAATCGTGAATATTATCAATATGGACTACTTGTATCTTCTGTTGAAGAACCTGAGTTTATTTCCTTTGAGAATACTGATACAACCACTAAAGAGAACCAACATGCAAG TAATGATGACGGTCCAACGAATGAAGCAACAGAGTATACAAGCTTAATTCAACCCAGAAACTCTGAAAAGAATACAATACAAAAGGGGAGTTATGGTAGGATTTTAGATCTTAACAGTTTGCAAGTCTTCAACGAAAAGAGAGATATATTCTTTCCCCTCTCTTTCATTATCCACAACACAAAACCAGTTGGTCATCAG GATCTTGTTGGGTTGGTGATCTCGATGCTGCTACTAGGagattttattttagttttactTACCTTACTCCAGTTATACTCGATTTCATTTGTGGACGTGTTTCTTGTTGTCTTCATATTGCCACTTGGGATATTGCTTTCGTTTCCAGCTGGGATTAACGCTCTGTTTAGTCAAGGACCGAGACGTTCTGCAGGTCTAGCTCGTATGTATGCTCTCTGGAACATGACATCCTTTGTTAATGTG GTGGTTGCCTTTATGTGCGGTTATGTTCACTACTACAGTCAACACAGTACTAAATTCCCAGACTTTCAGCCATGGAACAT GGAGGAAAGTGAGTGGTGGATTTTTCCGGTTGCGCTTGTTTTGTGTAAATGCATCCAGTCGTGCCTTGTGAATTGGCATGTTGCTAATTTGGAGATTCAAGATCGATCGTTGTATAGTAATGATGTTGTGGCATTTTGGCGATCCTGA